A single genomic interval of Gopherus evgoodei ecotype Sinaloan lineage chromosome 11, rGopEvg1_v1.p, whole genome shotgun sequence harbors:
- the ARL5A gene encoding ADP-ribosylation factor-like protein 5A isoform X1: MVAWRSYSLCFIPPLKPRSGRRIGKGSWASGDVRERGLPSQECAAPAGPARPQPATSSRSAGQGPGLSRPGPSRESSRGAQRRRELPRGRVRPRMGILFTRIWRLFNHQEHKVIIVGLDNAGKTTILYQFSMNEVVHTSPTIGSNVEEIVVNNTRFLMWDIGGQESLRSSWNTYYTNTEFVIVVVDSTDRERISLTKEELYKMLAHEDLKKAGLLIFANKQDVKECMTIAEISQFLKLTSVKDHQWHIQACCALTGEGLCQGLEWMMSRLKIR, encoded by the exons ATGGTAGCCTGGAGGAGCTACTCGCTGTGTTTTatcccccccttgaagccgcggTCGGGAAGGCGAATCGGAAAAGGGAGCTGGGCGAGTGGCGATGTCCGTGAGCGGGGGCTGCCCAGccaggagtgcgcagccccagcGGGCCCGGCGCGGCCTCAGCCTGCCACCTCCTCGCGTAGCGCGGGACAGGGGCCGGGACTGAGCCgccctgggcccagcagggaGAGCAGCCGCGGAGCCCAGAGGAGACGGGAGCTGCCGCGGGGCCGGGTCCGCCCGAGGATGGGAATTCTCTTCACCAGGATCTGGAGGCTGTTCAACCACCAGG agcaCAAAGTAATCATTGTTGGTCTGGATAATGCAGGAAAAACAACCATCCTTTACCAGTT tTCTATGAATGAAGTGGTGCATACCTCTCCTACGATAGGCAGCAATGTAGAAGAGATAGTGGTTAATAACACACGTTTTCTAATGTGGGATATTGGAGGGCAAGAGTCTCTTCGATCTTCATGGAATACTTATTATACAAACACAGAG TTTGTCATCGTTGTTGTGGACagcacagacagagagagaatttCTCTAACTAAAGAAGAACTTTATAAAATGTTAGCTCATGAG gACTTAAAGAAAGCAGGTTTGCTTATTTTTGCTAACAAACAAGATGTTAAAGAGTGCATGACGATAGCTGAAATATCCCAGTTTCTGAAATTAACTTCAGTTAAAGATCATCAGTGGCATATCCAAGCATGCTGTGCTCTAACTGGCGAGGG